The Nocardioides panzhihuensis genome has a segment encoding these proteins:
- a CDS encoding carbohydrate ABC transporter permease, which translates to MPTTTSAPVENATTATSAGASPRRQTWRDRLSRWDLKLSPYLYIAPFFLVFAIIGLYPMLYTGYLSFFSWPAYGSEVGPWVGWDNYAHVLGDSVFRKAFWNTMGIFLLSSVPQIIVATILAALLDTRLRGRTLWRMSILLPFVVAPAASAMIFGAIFADGTGLINQTLDGFGLSKVPWHADRFASWTAIATMVNWRWTGYNALIILAAMQAIPRDLYEAADIDGASKVKQFFHVTLPSIRPTMIFVIVTSTIGGLQIFTEPRIFDTNLRFQGGSDFQYTTLTMYVFNTAQTTTNPYPRAAAAAWVLFLIIVGIALINFLVTRAVQRRSLR; encoded by the coding sequence ATGCCGACCACCACATCCGCCCCGGTCGAGAACGCCACCACGGCGACCTCGGCCGGGGCGTCCCCCCGCCGCCAGACCTGGCGTGACCGGCTCTCCAGGTGGGACCTGAAGCTCTCGCCGTACCTCTACATCGCGCCGTTCTTCCTGGTCTTCGCCATCATCGGGCTCTACCCGATGCTCTACACCGGCTACCTGTCCTTCTTCTCCTGGCCCGCCTACGGGTCCGAGGTCGGTCCGTGGGTCGGCTGGGACAACTACGCCCACGTCCTCGGTGACTCGGTCTTCCGCAAGGCCTTCTGGAACACCATGGGGATCTTCCTGCTCTCCTCGGTGCCGCAGATCATCGTGGCGACGATCCTCGCCGCCCTGCTCGACACCCGGCTCCGGGGCCGCACGCTGTGGCGGATGAGCATCCTGCTTCCCTTCGTGGTCGCACCTGCTGCGTCCGCGATGATCTTCGGCGCGATCTTCGCCGACGGCACCGGCCTCATCAACCAGACGCTCGACGGCTTCGGCCTCTCGAAGGTGCCGTGGCACGCCGACCGGTTCGCGAGCTGGACCGCGATCGCGACCATGGTCAACTGGCGCTGGACCGGCTACAACGCGCTGATCATCCTCGCCGCCATGCAGGCGATCCCGCGGGACCTCTACGAGGCGGCCGACATCGACGGCGCCTCCAAGGTGAAGCAGTTCTTCCACGTCACCCTGCCCTCGATCCGACCGACGATGATCTTCGTCATCGTCACCTCGACCATCGGTGGCCTGCAGATCTTCACCGAGCCCCGGATCTTCGACACCAACCTGCGCTTCCAGGGCGGCTCCGACTTCCAGTACACGACCTTGACGATGTACGTCTTCAACACCGCCCAGACCACGACCAACCCGTATCCACGTGCGGCCGCCGCCGCCTGGGTGCTCTTCCTCATCATCGTGGGGATCGCGCTGATCAACTTCCTGGTCACCCGGGCCGTCCAACGTAGGAGCCTTCGATGA
- a CDS encoding carbohydrate ABC transporter permease, which translates to MTRRPGFLVYGLLVAFLLGSAFPLYWSFVIGSVTRQRAIQAPPPLIPGGHFFDNAARVLDRIDFWSALLNSIIVSGISAVSVVLFSTLAGYSFAKLRFRGSQVGMIFVVATMAVPTQLALVPMLKQFSNLGLTGTLPAVILPWMVTAFGVFFMRQYLVDAIPDELIDAARVDGASMIRTFWTVAIPAARPAMAILALFTFMQVWTDFMWPLIVLQGSDVQTLQTALDALKVAPGQGHADMALVQAGTILATVPLLLLFIATGRHLVSGIMQGAVKG; encoded by the coding sequence ATGACACGACGACCTGGATTCCTCGTTTATGGCCTGCTCGTGGCGTTCCTGCTGGGCTCGGCGTTCCCGCTGTACTGGTCCTTCGTCATCGGCTCGGTGACCCGGCAGCGGGCGATCCAAGCACCACCGCCGCTGATCCCGGGAGGGCACTTCTTCGACAACGCCGCCCGAGTCCTCGACCGGATCGACTTCTGGTCGGCGCTGCTCAACTCGATCATCGTCTCCGGGATCTCGGCGGTCTCGGTCGTGCTCTTCTCGACCCTGGCCGGCTACTCCTTCGCCAAGCTCCGCTTCCGCGGTTCCCAGGTGGGCATGATCTTCGTCGTCGCCACCATGGCGGTGCCGACCCAGCTGGCCCTGGTGCCGATGCTCAAACAGTTCTCCAACCTCGGCCTCACCGGCACCCTGCCCGCCGTGATCCTGCCGTGGATGGTGACCGCGTTCGGTGTCTTCTTCATGAGGCAGTACCTCGTCGACGCGATCCCCGACGAGCTCATCGACGCGGCCCGCGTCGACGGCGCGTCCATGATCCGTACGTTCTGGACCGTCGCCATCCCAGCGGCGAGACCGGCCATGGCGATCCTGGCTCTGTTCACCTTCATGCAGGTGTGGACCGACTTCATGTGGCCGCTGATCGTGCTGCAGGGCTCGGACGTGCAGACCCTCCAGACCGCGCTCGACGCACTCAAGGTCGCACCCGGTCAGGGACATGCCGACATGGCCCTGGTCCAGGCCGGAACGATCCTCGCGACCGTGCCCCTACTTCTGTTGTTCATCGCGACCGGACGCCACCTGGTGTCCGGCATCATGCAAGGAGCCGTCAAAGGATGA
- a CDS encoding glycoside hydrolase family 1 protein yields the protein MTTSTHQGRTFPENFLWGAATASYQIEGAVDEDGRTPSNWDTFAKVPGAVLGGDTGEVACDHYHRVPEDVALMKRLNLASYRFSTAWPRIRPDGGKVNQAGLDFYSRLVDELLEAEIAPWITLYHWDLPQALEDQGGWTSRDTAYRFVEYATTVYDELSDRVDNWTTLNEPWCSAFLGYSGGQHAPGRQEGVAGIVAAHHLMLGHGLVINELRSRGATPENGKHLGITLNPTVVDPYDADRPEDVDMTRRIDGLHNRVFFEPLFRGKYADDLAADTEGLTFQGRPWQDWVLEGDLEVISAPIDVLGINFYFGNAIAAKPFEIDPDQVLGSRLVHSDLPRGNPYPGAEFVTPRTGRPTTDRDWEIDPVWLTRLLTRLSDEYGAPPVYITENGAYYDDVVEDGAVHDTARLDYIDTHLRATLDAMEQGADVRGYFAWSLLDNFEWSYGYRHRFGIVHVDFETQVRTPKDSGLWFADVAANNRVPARA from the coding sequence ATGACCACCTCGACCCATCAGGGCCGCACTTTCCCCGAGAACTTCCTCTGGGGTGCTGCCACCGCGTCCTACCAGATCGAGGGAGCCGTCGACGAGGACGGGCGCACGCCCAGCAACTGGGACACCTTCGCCAAGGTTCCCGGGGCTGTCCTGGGCGGCGACACCGGCGAGGTGGCCTGCGACCACTACCACCGGGTCCCCGAGGACGTCGCGCTGATGAAGCGCCTCAACCTGGCCTCGTACCGGTTCTCGACGGCGTGGCCGCGGATCCGGCCTGACGGCGGGAAGGTCAACCAGGCTGGGCTCGACTTCTACAGCCGCCTGGTGGACGAGCTCCTCGAGGCCGAGATCGCGCCGTGGATCACGCTCTACCACTGGGACCTGCCGCAGGCGCTGGAGGACCAGGGCGGCTGGACCAGCCGCGACACCGCCTACCGGTTCGTGGAGTACGCCACCACCGTCTACGACGAGCTCTCCGACCGCGTCGACAACTGGACGACGCTGAACGAGCCGTGGTGCTCGGCGTTCCTCGGCTACTCCGGTGGCCAGCACGCGCCGGGTCGCCAGGAGGGTGTGGCCGGCATCGTCGCGGCTCATCACCTCATGCTCGGGCACGGCCTCGTGATCAACGAGCTGCGCAGCCGCGGCGCGACGCCGGAGAACGGCAAGCACCTCGGCATCACCCTCAACCCGACGGTCGTCGACCCCTACGACGCCGACCGTCCCGAGGACGTCGACATGACCCGGCGGATCGACGGTCTGCACAACCGGGTGTTCTTCGAGCCGCTGTTCCGAGGCAAGTACGCCGACGACCTGGCCGCGGACACCGAGGGGCTCACCTTCCAGGGCCGGCCGTGGCAGGACTGGGTGCTGGAGGGTGACCTCGAGGTCATCTCCGCGCCGATCGACGTGCTCGGGATCAACTTCTACTTCGGCAACGCCATCGCGGCGAAGCCGTTCGAGATCGACCCCGACCAGGTGCTGGGCAGCAGGCTCGTGCACTCCGACCTGCCGCGGGGCAACCCCTACCCCGGCGCCGAGTTCGTCACCCCGCGCACCGGCCGCCCCACCACCGACCGCGACTGGGAGATCGACCCGGTCTGGCTGACCCGGCTGCTGACCCGGCTCAGCGACGAGTACGGCGCCCCGCCCGTCTACATCACCGAGAACGGCGCTTACTACGATGATGTGGTGGAGGATGGCGCCGTGCACGACACCGCCCGACTCGACTACATCGACACGCACCTGCGCGCGACCCTCGACGCGATGGAACAGGGCGCGGACGTGCGGGGCTACTTCGCCTGGTCGCTGCTCGACAACTTCGAGTGGAGCTACGGCTACAGGCACCGGTTCGGGATCGTGCACGTGGACTTCGAGACCCAGGTGCGTACGCCGAAGGACAGCGGTCTCTGGTTCGCCGACGTCGCCGCCAACAACCGGGTTCCGGCGCGCGCGTGA
- a CDS encoding LacI family DNA-binding transcriptional regulator yields the protein MPTLDEVARLAGVSRATASRAINGGSRVSAKAAEAVAEAVQTLGYVPNPAARSLVTRRTETVAMVVPESDERVFADPFFARTLHVVTQALAQRDLQVVLLIAQPGQEMQRTLRYLRGGHVDGAIVVSHHRNDALADHLAVIGLPASFIGRPLAGAEKVFYTDPDNVAGAREVTNILIERGCRRVGTITGPADMSAGIDRAVGWRAALDAAGLATDVLIEGDFTEDGGEAACEILLRDHPDIDGLMVASDLMAAGALRALGRAGRRVPDDIAVVGYDDLGIAERTTPPLTTVKNPIGDMAREAVRLLLAQLDGTTTHPRRVVFAPELVRRTSA from the coding sequence ATGCCCACGCTCGACGAGGTCGCCCGGCTGGCTGGTGTCAGCCGGGCGACCGCGTCGCGCGCGATCAACGGTGGCTCGCGCGTCTCCGCGAAGGCCGCCGAGGCGGTCGCCGAGGCCGTGCAGACGCTGGGCTACGTCCCCAACCCGGCTGCCCGCTCCCTGGTGACCCGGCGGACCGAGACGGTCGCGATGGTCGTGCCTGAATCGGACGAACGCGTCTTCGCCGACCCGTTCTTCGCCCGCACCCTGCACGTGGTGACCCAAGCACTCGCCCAGCGCGACCTGCAGGTCGTGCTGTTGATCGCCCAGCCGGGTCAGGAGATGCAGCGGACGCTGCGCTATCTGCGTGGCGGGCACGTCGACGGCGCCATCGTCGTCTCCCACCACCGCAACGATGCGCTCGCCGACCACCTCGCGGTCATCGGGCTGCCGGCCTCGTTCATCGGCCGGCCGTTGGCCGGCGCGGAGAAGGTCTTCTACACCGACCCCGACAACGTCGCCGGCGCTCGCGAGGTCACCAACATCCTGATCGAACGCGGCTGCCGCCGCGTCGGCACCATCACCGGGCCCGCCGACATGAGCGCCGGCATCGACCGGGCCGTCGGCTGGCGGGCCGCTCTCGACGCTGCCGGGCTCGCCACCGACGTACTCATCGAGGGCGACTTCACCGAGGACGGCGGCGAAGCCGCCTGCGAGATCCTGCTGCGTGACCATCCGGACATCGACGGTCTGATGGTCGCCTCCGACCTGATGGCCGCGGGCGCGCTCCGCGCGCTCGGCCGGGCCGGCCGACGCGTCCCCGACGACATCGCGGTCGTCGGCTACGACGACCTCGGCATCGCGGAGCGCACCACTCCCCCGCTCACCACGGTCAAGAACCCGATAGGAGACATGGCGAGAGAGGCCGTCCGGCTCCTCCTCGCCCAGCTCGACGGCACCACCACCCACCCGCGGCGGGTCGTCTTCGCTCCCGAGCTGGTGCGGCGTACGTCTGCGTGA
- the ectA gene encoding diaminobutyrate acetyltransferase — MPRQESATRVDFRSPDLEDGRHMWRMARESRVLDVNTSYAYLLWARDFAATSLVATVDDDPGGFVTGYRRPDEPESLMIWQVAVDERHRGQGLARRMLDELVDRLSGDQGVRHLETTITADNSASIALFTSFANARSAPIERTPLFEAAMFPDGHDAELLFRIGPF, encoded by the coding sequence GTGCCCCGCCAGGAGTCGGCTACCCGAGTCGACTTCCGCTCACCGGACCTCGAGGACGGTCGGCACATGTGGCGGATGGCACGGGAATCTCGGGTACTCGATGTCAACACCTCGTACGCCTACCTGCTGTGGGCACGCGACTTCGCGGCGACATCGCTCGTCGCGACCGTCGATGACGACCCAGGAGGATTCGTCACCGGCTACCGGCGCCCGGACGAGCCGGAGAGTTTGATGATCTGGCAGGTCGCCGTCGACGAGCGACACCGCGGCCAGGGCCTGGCCCGCCGCATGCTCGACGAGCTCGTCGACCGCCTCTCCGGTGACCAGGGCGTACGCCACCTGGAGACGACCATCACCGCGGACAACAGCGCCTCCATCGCGCTGTTCACCTCGTTCGCGAACGCACGCAGCGCCCCGATCGAGCGCACGCCGCTCTTCGAGGCCGCGATGTTCCCGGACGGGCACGACGCGGAGCTGTTGTTCCGCATCGGTCCGTTCTGA
- the ectB gene encoding diaminobutyrate--2-oxoglutarate transaminase: MTTTTEPTNTDTPQTGGGTAIFDSLESQVRSYCRSWPAVMTHSQGSTLTSEDGREFLDFFAGAGALNYGHNNPVLLEPLLDYLREGRILHSLDMHTGAKRDFLQAFSDLILEPRNLDYKVMFPGPTGTNSVEAALKLARKVTGRQHVLSFTNAFHGMTLGSLAVTGNSMKRKGAGIPLTNSSKIPYDDYFNGVVDDFMWLERVLQDSGSGVDKPAAIIVESVQGEGGLNAARLEWLKALSDLCREYDIILIVDDVQAGCGRTGTFFSFEEAGFSPDIVCLSKSISGFGLPMALTLIRPELDQFEPGEHNGTFRGHNLAFVTGRAALERYWADDSFQKEVQAKAVELREGLTKIAERYEGAAVRGRGLLTGIAFPDTSAAGKIATAAYEQGLLVETSGPEDEVLKTMPPLTITSEELARGLAILEEATAAVLGDGNPA, encoded by the coding sequence ATGACGACGACCACCGAACCCACGAATACCGACACGCCTCAGACCGGCGGCGGCACCGCGATCTTCGACTCCCTGGAGTCGCAGGTCCGCAGCTACTGCCGCAGCTGGCCTGCCGTGATGACCCACTCCCAAGGCTCCACCCTCACCAGCGAGGACGGGCGCGAGTTCCTGGACTTCTTCGCCGGCGCCGGCGCGCTCAACTACGGCCACAACAACCCCGTGCTGCTGGAGCCGCTGCTCGACTACCTGCGCGAGGGCCGCATCCTGCACTCGCTGGACATGCACACCGGCGCGAAGCGGGACTTCCTGCAGGCGTTCTCGGACCTGATCCTCGAGCCGCGCAACCTCGACTACAAGGTGATGTTCCCCGGGCCCACCGGGACCAACTCCGTCGAGGCCGCTCTCAAGCTGGCCCGCAAGGTGACCGGACGCCAGCACGTGCTGTCCTTCACCAACGCGTTCCACGGGATGACGCTGGGTTCGCTGGCGGTGACCGGCAACTCGATGAAGCGCAAGGGCGCGGGCATCCCGCTGACCAACAGCTCGAAGATCCCCTACGACGACTACTTCAACGGTGTCGTCGACGACTTCATGTGGCTGGAGCGGGTGCTCCAGGACAGCGGCTCCGGCGTCGACAAGCCGGCCGCGATCATCGTGGAGTCCGTCCAGGGCGAGGGCGGTCTCAACGCCGCCCGCCTGGAGTGGCTCAAGGCGCTCTCGGACCTGTGCCGTGAGTACGACATCATCTTGATCGTCGACGACGTGCAGGCCGGCTGCGGGCGTACCGGCACCTTCTTCAGCTTCGAGGAGGCCGGGTTCTCCCCCGATATCGTCTGCCTGTCGAAGTCGATCTCCGGCTTCGGCCTGCCGATGGCGCTGACCCTGATCCGGCCCGAGCTCGACCAGTTCGAGCCCGGCGAGCACAACGGCACCTTCCGCGGGCACAACCTCGCCTTCGTCACCGGCCGGGCAGCGTTGGAGAGGTACTGGGCCGACGACTCCTTCCAGAAGGAGGTCCAGGCGAAGGCCGTCGAGCTGCGCGAGGGACTGACGAAGATCGCCGAGCGGTACGAGGGTGCGGCCGTCCGCGGTCGCGGCCTGCTGACCGGCATCGCCTTCCCCGACACCAGCGCGGCCGGGAAGATCGCGACCGCGGCGTACGAGCAGGGTCTGCTGGTCGAGACCTCCGGCCCCGAGGACGAGGTTCTCAAGACGATGCCGCCGCTGACCATCACCTCCGAGGAGCTCGCCCGCGGTCTCGCCATCCTCGAGGAGGCCACCGCAGCCGTCCTCGGTGACGGCAACCCGGCCTGA
- a CDS encoding ectoine synthase, with the protein MRVTYLEDLADTDRDVRVESENGNWRSRRIVLAREGVGFSFHETNIPAGTTNEFWYANHIECVYCVGGEGELLDRETGETYEIRDGMCYLLDKHDRHTVTAKTDLRLICTFNPPVTGREVHDENGVYPLLTEPDATTGNTTGNTTEEATA; encoded by the coding sequence ATGCGCGTCACCTACCTGGAAGATCTCGCCGACACCGACCGCGACGTACGCGTCGAGTCCGAGAACGGCAACTGGCGCAGCCGCCGGATCGTCCTGGCCCGCGAGGGGGTCGGCTTCTCCTTCCACGAGACCAACATCCCCGCCGGGACGACGAACGAGTTCTGGTACGCCAACCACATCGAGTGCGTCTACTGCGTCGGCGGAGAGGGCGAGCTCCTCGACCGCGAGACGGGAGAGACGTACGAGATCCGCGACGGGATGTGCTACCTGCTCGACAAGCACGACAGGCACACCGTCACCGCCAAGACAGACCTGCGTCTGATCTGCACCTTCAACCCGCCGGTCACCGGCCGCGAGGTGCACGACGAGAACGGCGTCTACCCGCTCCTCACCGAGCCCGACGCCACGACCGGCAACACGACCGGCAACACGACAGAGGAGGCAACTGCATGA
- the thpD gene encoding ectoine hydroxylase, with protein sequence MTAATEHVEDVYPTRLEEGFSSLPRLDPVVWGTTADGPMDQQTLDSFDERGYLSVPDLITPEEVEELRAELRRLSDDPETRADERTIIEPASQEVRSIFEVHRTSDVVARLAADPRVVGRARQILGSEVYIHQSRINAKPGFGGGDFYWHSDFETWHAEDGLPRMRTVSISISLTDNHSYNGPLMIMPGTHKTYVSCGGATPEDNYKSSLVMQGAGTPDQETLTKMADTHGIDVLAGAAGSAIMFDCNCMHGSNGNITPYPRSNVFLVFNSVENTAVEPFSAPRPRPTFIGARDFTPVG encoded by the coding sequence ATGACCGCTGCGACCGAACACGTCGAGGACGTGTATCCCACCCGCCTCGAGGAGGGCTTCAGCTCGCTCCCACGCCTGGACCCGGTCGTCTGGGGCACGACGGCCGACGGGCCGATGGACCAGCAGACGCTCGACTCCTTCGACGAGCGCGGCTATCTGAGCGTCCCCGACCTCATCACGCCTGAGGAGGTCGAGGAGCTGCGCGCCGAGCTGCGCCGGCTCAGCGACGACCCGGAGACCCGGGCCGACGAGCGCACCATCATCGAACCCGCCTCGCAGGAGGTGCGCTCGATCTTCGAGGTGCACAGGACCAGCGACGTCGTCGCCCGGCTGGCGGCCGACCCGCGCGTGGTCGGCCGGGCCCGGCAGATCCTCGGCTCGGAGGTCTACATCCACCAGAGCCGGATCAACGCCAAGCCCGGCTTCGGCGGCGGTGACTTCTACTGGCACTCCGACTTCGAGACCTGGCACGCCGAGGACGGCCTGCCACGGATGCGGACCGTCAGCATCTCCATCTCGCTGACGGACAACCACTCCTACAACGGGCCGCTGATGATCATGCCCGGCACGCACAAGACGTACGTCTCGTGCGGGGGCGCCACTCCCGAGGACAACTACAAGTCCTCGCTGGTGATGCAGGGCGCCGGGACTCCGGACCAGGAGACACTCACGAAGATGGCCGATACCCACGGGATCGACGTGCTAGCCGGCGCTGCCGGCAGTGCGATCATGTTCGACTGCAACTGCATGCACGGGTCCAACGGCAACATCACGCCGTACCCCCGCTCGAACGTCTTCCTGGTGTTCAACAGCGTGGAGAACACCGCGGTCGAGCCGTTCTCGGCCCCGAGGCCGCGGCCAACGTTCATCGGGGCGCGCGACTTCACTCCGGTGGGCTGA
- a CDS encoding DUF4333 domain-containing protein, translated as MTRTRAFSGAMTGAALLALSLSLTACGSSKDYVQEKTVERIATEQLTNAIGVTPEDLDCPGDLEGKVGTEMTCVLTSDGEKYDAIITVDNVDGERVRFKIDVPPNAAE; from the coding sequence ATGACACGCACCCGCGCCTTCTCGGGCGCCATGACCGGCGCGGCACTGCTCGCCCTGTCGCTCTCCCTGACGGCCTGCGGCTCGAGCAAGGACTACGTCCAGGAGAAGACGGTCGAGCGGATCGCGACCGAGCAGCTCACCAACGCCATCGGTGTCACCCCCGAGGACCTCGACTGCCCCGGCGACCTCGAGGGCAAGGTCGGCACCGAGATGACCTGCGTCCTCACCTCCGACGGCGAGAAGTACGACGCGATCATCACCGTCGACAACGTCGACGGTGAGCGGGTCCGCTTCAAGATCGACGTGCCGCCCAACGCCGCGGAGTGA
- a CDS encoding MarR family winged helix-turn-helix transcriptional regulator → MLTAMDPIREAQRQWIAHGWADAADGMALVTSLVRVHQLVMERIDSALRPHDLSFARYEVLRLLSFTRDGQLPMAKLGSRLQVHPASVTSAVARLEKQGFVRRSRTADDGRVVLAAISDAGREAVEAATVSLNSEVFEKPGIEDVPGLTGLLTELRAAAGDSVG, encoded by the coding sequence ATGCTGACCGCCATGGACCCCATCCGTGAGGCGCAACGACAGTGGATCGCGCACGGCTGGGCAGATGCCGCCGACGGGATGGCGCTGGTGACGTCGCTCGTCCGCGTCCACCAGCTCGTCATGGAGCGCATCGACTCCGCACTGCGCCCCCATGACCTCTCCTTCGCCCGCTACGAGGTGCTCCGCCTCCTCTCCTTCACCCGAGACGGCCAGCTCCCGATGGCCAAGCTCGGCTCCCGCCTCCAGGTCCACCCCGCCTCCGTGACCAGCGCCGTCGCCCGGCTGGAGAAGCAGGGCTTCGTACGCCGCAGCCGCACCGCCGACGACGGTCGAGTCGTCCTCGCCGCCATCTCCGACGCCGGCCGCGAGGCGGTCGAGGCGGCCACGGTCTCGCTCAACTCCGAGGTCTTCGAGAAGCCGGGGATCGAGGACGTACCCGGCCTGACCGGGCTGCTCACCGAGCTGCGGGCGGCCGCCGGCGACTCGGTCGGCTGA